One genomic segment of Scomber japonicus isolate fScoJap1 chromosome 23, fScoJap1.pri, whole genome shotgun sequence includes these proteins:
- the LOC128353433 gene encoding E3 ubiquitin-protein ligase TRIM39-like, whose product MSSASSLLSEDQFLCSICLDVFTHPVTIPCGHNFCKNCITQHWDTNVQNDCPLCKKVFNTRPELYINTFISEMADQFRQSAVKKSSSCSEQEWTNTGDVLCDVCTETKLKAVKSCLVCLTSYCETHLELHQKMTVMTRHKLIDPVKNLEDRMCKKHDRPLALFCKTDQMCVCQFCTESDHKSHVYGPLKGEYEGKKADLGKLEAGIQQIIQKRRLKIQQIKESVKLSNEEADRETADSVHVFTALIKSVERSLAQLIEMIEEKQKRTEKQAEGFIKELEDEISELMKRSAEVKKLSHTEDHLQFLQSFSSLNLAPPTKDWTGVRVHSSYVGTVRRAVAQLEETLSEEMKKLCADVELKRVQQFAVDVTLDPETAHAALILFDDGKQVTCGDVKKNLPYNPKRFNYSNCVLGKQSFSSGRFYYEVQVKGKTEWTLGVARESMNRKGQIMCDPDNGIWTIWLRNGNEYAALSYSPVLLSLKSRPQKVGVFVDYEEGLVSFYDVDAATHIYSFTGCKFTDKLHSFFCPRNNNGGRNSAPLIISPVSHTD is encoded by the coding sequence aTGTCTTCTGCCAGCAGTCTGTtatctgaagatcagtttctgtgctccatctgtctggatgtgttcactcATCCAGTCACCAtaccatgtggacacaacttctgcaagAACTGCATCACACAACACTGGGATACTAATGTCCAAAATGATTGTCCCCTGtgtaaaaaggtttttaatACAAGACCTGAGCTGTACATCAATACATTCATATCTGAGATGGCTGATCAGTTCAGACAGTCAGCtgtaaagaaaagcagcagctgCTCAGAGCAAGAATGGACCAACACAGGTGATGTTCtgtgtgatgtctgcactgaaaccaaactgaaggctGTGAAGTCCTGcctggtgtgtctgacctcctacTGTGAAACTCACCTGGAGCTTCACCAGAAAATGACAGTGATGACAAGACACAAGCTGATTGATCCTGTGAAGAACCTGGAAGACAGAATGTGTAAGAAGCACGATCGACCTCTGGCACTGTTCTGCAAGACTGAtcagatgtgtgtttgtcagttcTGCACTGAATCAGATCACAAGTCACATGTCTATGGTCCTCTGAAAGGAGAATATGAAGGGAAGAAGGCTGATCTGGGAAAGCTAGAGGCTGGAATTCAGCAGATAATTCAGAAGAGACGACTGAAGATTCAGCAGATTAAGGAGTCAGTGAAACTCAGCAATGaagaagcagacagagagacagcagaCAGTGTACACGTCTTCACTGCTCTGATAAAGTCTGTTGAGAGAAGTCTGGCTCAGCTCATTGAGATGATTGAAGAGAAGCAGAAAAGAACAGAGAAGCAGGCTGAAGGCTTCATCAAAGAACTGGAGGACGAAATATCTGAGTTGATGAAGAGAAGTGCTGAAGTGAAGAAACTCTCACACACTGAAGACCACCTCCAGTTCCTCCAAAGCTTTTCATCTCTGAACCTtgctccacccaccaaagactggacagGGGTCAGAGTTCACTCATCATATGTGGGGACTGTGAGGagagctgtggctcagctggaggagacacTCAGTGAAGAGATGAAGAAGCTGTGTGCTGATGTTGAGTTGAAGAGGGTTCAACAGTttgcagtggatgtgactcttgatcctgaaACAGCACATGCAGCTCTCATCCTATTTGATGATGGAAAACAAGTCACATGTGGTGATGTGAAGAAGAATCTTCCATATAATCCAAAAAGATTTAACTATAGTAACTGTGTTTTAGGAAAGCAAAGTTTCTCTTCTGGCAGATTTTACTATGAAGTTCAGGTTAAAGGGAAGACTGAGTGGACTTTAGGAGTAGCCAGAGAGTCGATGAACAGGAAAGGACAAATCATGTGTGATCCAGACAATGGCATCTGGACTATCTggttgagaaatggaaatgagtacGCAGCTCTTTCTTACAGtcctgtccttctctctctgaagtcaaggcctcagaaggtgggggtgtttgtggattatgaggagggtctggtctccttttatgatGTAGATGCTGCAACTCATATATACTCTTTTACTGGCTGTAAGTTTACTGATAAACTCCATTCGTTCTTTTGCCCCCGTAATAATAATGGTGGTAGAAACTCAGCCCCTCTGATCATCTCTCCTGTCAGTCACACTGATTAG
- the LOC128353434 gene encoding E3 ubiquitin-protein ligase TRIM47-like, which yields MSSASSLLSEDQFLCSICLDVFTHPVTIPCGHNFCKNCITQHWNTHVQNDCPLCQKVFNTRPELYINTFISEMADQFRQSAVKKSSSCSEQQWANTGDVLCEVCTETKLKAVKSCLVCLTSYCETHLEPHQRISGLKRHKLIDPVKNLEDRMCKKHDRPLELFCKTDQMCVCQFCTESDHKSHVYGPVIEEYEEKKAELKKTGAEIQQMIQKRRLKIQQIKESVKLSNEEADRETADSVQVFTALIKSVKRSLAQLIEMIEEKQKRTEKQAEGFIKELEDEISELMKRSAEVKKLSHTEDHLKFLQSSSSLSPAPPTKDWTELRPQKVGVFVDYEEGVVSFYDVDAATHIYSFTDCEFTDKLHPFFCPRNNNGGRNSAPLIISPVSHTD from the exons aTGTCTTCTGCCAGCAGTCTGTtatctgaagatcagtttctgtgctccatctgtctggatgtgttcactcATCCAGTCACCAtaccatgtggacacaacttctgcaagAACTGCATCACACAACACTGGAATACGCATGTCCAAAATGATTGTCCCCTGTGTCAAAAGGTTTTTAATACAAGACCTGAACTGTACATCAACACATTCATATCTGAGATGGCTGATCAGTTCAGACAGTCAGCtgtaaagaaaagcagcagctgCTCAGAGCAACAATGGGCCAACACAGGAGATGTTCTCTGTGAAGTCTGcactgaaaccaaactgaaggctGTGAAGTCCTGcctggtgtgtctgacctcctactgtgagactcacctggagcctcATCAGAGAATCTCAGGACTGAAAAGACACAAGCTGATTGATCCTGTGAAGAACCTGGAAGACagaatgtgtaaaaagcatgatcgacctctggagctgttctgtaagactgatcagatgtgtgtgtgtcagttctGCACTGAATCAGATCACAAGTCACATGTCTATGGTCCTGTGATAGAAGAATATGAAGAGAAGAAGGCTGAGCTAAAGAAAACGGGGGCTGAAATTCAgcagatgatccagaagagacgaCTGAAGATTCAGCAGATTAAGGAGTCAGTGAAGCTCAGCAATGaagaagcagacagagagacagcagaCAGTGTGCAGGTCTTCACTGCTCTGATAAAGTCTGTTAAGAGAAGTCTGGCTCAGCTCATTGAGATGATTGAAGAGAAGCAGAAAagaacagagaaacaggctgaaggCTTCATTAAAGAACTGGAGGACGAAATATCTGAGCTGATGAAGAGAAGTGCTGAAGTGAAGAAGCTCTCACACACTGAAGACCACCTCAAGTTCCTCCAAAGCTCCTCATCCCTGAGCCctgctccacccaccaaagactggacagag TTGAGgcctcagaaggtgggggtgtttgtggattatgaaGAGGGTGTGGTCTCCTTTTATGATGTAGATGCTGCAACTCATATATACTCTTTTACTGACTGTGAGTTTACTGATAAACTCCATCCATTCTTTTGCCCCCGTAATAATAATGGTGGTAGAAACTCAGCCCCTCTGATCATCTCTCCTGTCAGTCACACTGATTAG